From the Bubalus kerabau isolate K-KA32 ecotype Philippines breed swamp buffalo chromosome 2, PCC_UOA_SB_1v2, whole genome shotgun sequence genome, one window contains:
- the EIF4G1 gene encoding eukaryotic translation initiation factor 4 gamma 1 isoform X8, translating to MSGARTASTPTPPQTGGGLEPQANGETPQVAVVVRPDDRSQGAIIGERPGLPGPEHSPSESQPSSPSPTPSPPPVLEPGSEPNLAVLSVPGDTVTTGMMQTSVEESTPTPRESGEPCCLSPEPTPLAEPILEVEVTLSKPVPESEFSSSPLQVPSPLASHKVEILPEPNGTVPSENLEPEVESSPELAPLPPPACPSESPMPVAPTAQPEELLNGAPSPPPVDLSPVSEPEEQAKEAVVSVTPPTVLPAAPAVAPPVASPAQEEDMEEEEEEEEEGEAEGEKGGDEPLPPESTPVPAHLSQNLEVAVATQVAVSVPKRRRKIKELNKKEAVGDLLDAFKEANPGVPEVENQPPAGSNPSPEPEGSSVPLRPEEGEETWDSKEDKIQNAENIQPGEQKYEYKSDQWKPLNLEEKKRYDREFLLGFQFIFASMQKPEGLPHISDVVLDKANKTPLRPLDPSRLQGINCGPDFTPSFANLGRPALSNRGPPRGGPGGELPRGPQAGLGPRRSQQGPRKEPRKIIATVSMTEDIKLNKAEKAWKPSSKRTAADKDRGEEDADGSKTQDLFRRVRSILNKLTPQMFQQLMKQVTQLAIDTEERLKGVIDLIFEKAISEPNFSVAYANMCRCLMALKVPTTEKPTVTVNFRKLLLNRCQKEFEKDKDDDEVFEKKQKEMDEAATAEERGRLKEELEEARDIARRRSLGNIKFIGELFKLKMLTEAIMHDCVVKLLKNHDEESLECLCRLLTTIGKDLDFEKAKPRMDQYFNQMEKIIKEKKTSSRIRFMLQDVLDLRKSNWVPRRGDQGPKTIDQIHKEAEMEEHREHIKVQQLMAKGSDKRRGGPPGPPISRGLPLVDDGGWNTVPISKGSRPIDTSRLTKITKPGSIDSNNQLFAPGGRLSWGKGSSGGSGAKPSDAASEAARPATSTLNRFSALQQAVPTESTDNRRVVQRSSLSRERGEKAGDRGDRLERSERGGDRGDRLDRARTPTTKRSFSKEVEERSRERPSQPDGLRKAASLTEDRDRGREAVKREAALPPVSPPKAALSEEELEKKSRAIIEEYLHLNDMKEAVQCVQELASPSLLFIFVRHGIESTLERSAITREHMGRLLHQLLCAGHLSTAQYYQGLYEILELAEDMEIDIPHVWLYLAELITPILQEGGVPMGELFREITKPLRPLGKAASLLLEILGLLCKSMGPKKVGTLWQEAGLSWKEFLPEGQDVSAFVTAQKVEYTLGEESEAPGQRLFSFEELRRQLEKLLQEGSSNQRVLDWIEANLNEQQVTSNTLVRALMTTVCYSAIIFESSLRVDVAVLKARAKLLQKYLCDEQKELQALYALQALVVTLDQPPNLLGMFFDALYDEDVVKEDAFYSWESSKDPAEQQGKGVALKSVTTFFKWLREAEEEESDHN from the exons ATGTCTGGGGCCCGCACTGCCTCCACACCCACACCTCCCCAG ACGGGAGGCGGTCTGGAGCCTCAGGCTAATGGGGAGACACCCCAGGTTGCTGTCGTCGTCCGGCCAG ATGACCGGTCGCAGGGAGCAATCATTGGGGAGCGGCCAGGGCTGCCTGgcccagagcacagcccttcaGAATCCCAGCCTTCATCACCTTCTCCAACCCCATCACCGCCCCCAGTCTTGGAACCAGGGTCTGAGCCTAATCTCGCAGTCCTCTCTGTTCCCGGGGACACAGTGACAACAGGGATGATGCAGACGTCTGTAGAAGAATCAACCCCCACGCCCCGTGAAAGTGGGGAGCCGTGTTGCCTCTCTCCAGAACCCACTCCCCTCGCTGAACCCATATTGGAAGTAGAAGTGACGCTGAGCAAACCAGTTCCAGAATCTGAGTTCTCTTCCAGTCCTCTCCAGGTTCCCAGCCCCCTGGCATCTCACAAGGTGGAAATTCTTCCTGAGCCTAATGGCACAGTCCCATCTGAGAATTTGGAACCAGAGGTGGAGTCAAGCCCAGAGCttgcccctctccctcctccagcttGTCCCTCTGAATCCCCCATGCCTGTTGCTCCAACTGCCCAACCTGAGGAACTACTCAACGGAGCCCCTTCACCACCACCTGTGGACTTAAGCCCAGTCAGTGAACCTGAGGAACAGGCCAAGGAGGCTGTAGTGTCGGTGACTCCCCCAACTGTCCTTCCTGCTGCCCCAGCTGTGGCTCCTCCAGTGGCTTCCCCTGCTcaggaggaggacatggaggaggaggaagaagaggaagaggaaggagaagctGAGGGTGAGAAGGGAGGAGATGAACCTCTCCCCCCAGAGAGCACCCCTGTCCCAGCCCACCTATCCCAGAATTTGGAGGTGGCAGTAGCCACCCAAG TGGCAGTGTCTGTGCCAAAGAGGAGACGGAAAATTAAGGAGCTCAATAAGAAGGAGGCTGTAGGAGACCTTCTAGATGCCTTCAAGGAG GCGAACCCAGGGGTACCAGAGGTGGAAAATCAGCCTCCTGCAGGCAGCAATCCCAGCCCAGAGCCTGAGGGCAGCAGTGTGCCCCTGCGgcctgaggaaggagaggagaccTGGGACTCAAAGGAAGACAAGATTCAAAATGCAGAGAATATCCAGCCAGGGGAACAGAAGTATGAATATAAGTCAG ATCAGTGGAAGCCTCTAAACCTTGAGGAGAAAAAGCGTTATGACCGAGAGTTCCTGCTTGGCTTTCAGTTCATCTTTGCCAGTATGCAGAAGCCTGAGGGATTGCCCCACATTAGTGATGTGGTGTTGGATAAG GCCAATAAAACACCATTGCGACCGCTGGACCCCTCTAGACTTCAGGGCATAAATTGTGGCCCAGACTTCACTCCGTCTTTTGCCAACCTTGGCCGACCAGCCCTTAGCAACCGTGGGCCCCCGAGGGGTGGGCCAGGTGGGGAGCTGCCCCGAGGGCCG CAGGCTGGCCTGGGACCCCGGCGATCTCAGCAGGGCCCCCGAAAGGAACCACGCAAGATCATTGCCACAGTGTCAATGACCGAAGATATAAAGCTGAACAAAGCAGAAAAGGCCTGGAAACCCAGTAGCAAGCGGACGGCGGCTGATAAGGACCGAGGAGAAGAGGATGCTGATGGCAGCAAAACCCAG GACCTGTTCCGCAGGGTGCGCTCCATCTTGAATAAGCTGACACCCCAGATGTTCCAGCAGCTGATGAAGCAGGTGACGCAGCTAGCCATCGATACCGAGGAACGTCTCAAAGGGGTCATTGACCTCATCTTCGAGAAGGCCATTTCAGAACCCAACTTCTCCGTGGCCTATGCCAACATGTGCCGCTGCCTCATGGCG CTGAAAGTGCCCACTACAGAAAAGCCAACAGTGACTGTGAACTTCCGAAAACTGTTGTTAAATCGATGTCAGAAGGAGtttgaaaaagacaaagatgatGATGAGGTTTTTGAGAAGAAGCAAAAAGAGATGGATGAAGCTGCTACG GCAGAGGAACGGGGACGCCTGAAAGAAGAGCTGGAAGAGGCTCGAGACATAGCCCGGCGGCGCTCATTAGGGAATATCAAGTTTATCGGGGAGTTGTTCAAATTGAAGATGTTAACAGAGGCAATCATGCATGACTGTGTGGTTAAACTACTTAAGAACCACGATGAAGAGTCCCTTGAATGCCTTTGCCGTCTGCTCACCACCATTGGCAAAGACCTGGACTTTGAGAAGGCCAAG CCCCGGATGGATCAGTATTTCAACCAGATGGAAAAAATCATTAAGGAAAAGAAGACTTCATCCCGGATCCGCTTTATGCTGCAGGATGTGCTGGATCTGCGAAAG AGCAACTGGGTGCCACGCCGAGGGGACCAGGGGCCCAAGACAATTGACCAAATCCACAAGGAAGCTGAGATGGAGGAGCATCGGGAGCACATAAAAGTGCAGCAGCTAATGGCCAAGGGCAGCGACAAGCGTCGGGGTGGCCCTCCAGGCCCACCCATCA GCCGTGGCCTTCCACTTGTGGATGATGGTGGCTGGAACACAGTACCCATCAGCAAGGGCAGCCGCCCTATTGACACTTCTCGACTCACTAAGATCACGAAG CCTGGCTCCATTGATTCTAATAACCAGCTGTTTGCACCTGGAGGCCGATTGAGCTGGGGCAAGGGTAGCAGTGGAGGCTCAGGAGCCAAGCCCTCCGATGCAG catcagaaGCTGCTCGTCCAGCTACTAGTACCTTGAATCGCTTCTCAGCCCTTCAACAAGCAGTACCAACAGAAAGCACAGACAACAGACGAGTGGTGCAGAG GAGTAGCTTGAGCCGGGAACGAGGTGAGAAAGCTGGGGACCGGGGAGACCGCCTAGAGCGGAGTGAACGGGGAGGTGACCGTGGTGACCGGCTTGATCGCGCCCGGACACCCACCACCAAGCGGAGCTTCAGCAAGGAAGTGGAGGAACGGAGTAGAGAGCGGCCCTCTCAGCCTGATGGACTACGCAAGGCAGCTAGCCTCACGGAGGATCGGGACCGCGGGCGGGAAGCAG TGAAGCGAGAAGCTGCCCTCCCCCCGGTGAGTCCCCCGAAGGCTGCACTCTCTGAAGAGGAGCTGGAGAAGAAATCCAGGGCCATCATTGAGGAGTACCTCCATCTCAATGACATGAAG GAGGCAGTGCAGTGCGTGCAGGAGCTGGCCTCGCCCTCCCTGCTCTTTATCTTTGTACGGCACGGCATCGAGTCCACGCTGGAGCGCAGCGCCATCACGCGGGAGCACATGGGCCGGCTGCTGCACCAGCTGCTCTGTGCCGGGCACCTCTCCACTGCTCAGTACTACCAAGG GCTATATGAAATTCTAGAGTTGGCTGAAGACATGGAAATTGACATCCCTCATGTGTGGCTCTACCTAGCAGAATTGATAACGCCCATTCTGCAGGAAGGTGGGGTGCCAATGGGGGAGCTGTTCAG GGAAATAACAAAACCTCTGAGACCCCTGGGCAAGGCTGCTTCCCTGTTGCTGGAGATCCTGGGGCTCCTGTGCAAAAGCATG GGTCCTAAAAAGGTGGGGACGCTGTGGCAAGAGGCTGGACTCAGCTGGAAGGAATTTCTGCCTGAAGGCCAGGATGTCAGTGCCTTTGTCACTGCGCAG AAGGTGGAGTATACCCTGGGAGAGGAGTCAGAAGCCCCAGGCCAGAGGTTGTTCTCCTTTGAGGAGCTGCGCAGGCAGCTGGAGAAGCTGCTGCAGGAGGGCAGCAGTAACCAGCGGGTGTTGGACTGGATAGAG GCCAACCTGAACGAGCAGCAGGTGACATCCAACACATTAGTTCGAGCCCTTATGACAACTGTCTGCTATTCTGCAATTATCT TTGAGTCTTCTCTCCGAGTGGATGTTGCAGTGCTGAAAGCACGAGCGAAACTGCTACAGAAATACCTATGTGACGAGCAGAAGGAGCTGCAGGCGCTCTATGCCCTCCAGGCCCTTGTAGTGACCTTAGACCAGCCCCCTA
- the EIF4G1 gene encoding eukaryotic translation initiation factor 4 gamma 1 isoform X3, whose protein sequence is MNKAPQPTGPPPAPSPGLPQHFYPSRAQPPSSAASRVQSAAPARPGPAAHVYPAGSQVMMIPSQISYPASQGAYYIPGQGRSTYVVPTQQYPVQPGAPSFYPGASPTEFGTYAGAYYPAQGVQQFPTGVAPPPVLMNQPPQIAPKRERKTIRIRDPNQGGKDITEEIMSGARTASTPTPPQTGGGLEPQANGETPQVAVVVRPDDRSQGAIIGERPGLPGPEHSPSESQPSSPSPTPSPPPVLEPGSEPNLAVLSVPGDTVTTGMMQTSVEESTPTPRESGEPCCLSPEPTPLAEPILEVEVTLSKPVPESEFSSSPLQVPSPLASHKVEILPEPNGTVPSENLEPEVESSPELAPLPPPACPSESPMPVAPTAQPEELLNGAPSPPPVDLSPVSEPEEQAKEAVVSVTPPTVLPAAPAVAPPVASPAQEEDMEEEEEEEEEGEAEGEKGGDEPLPPESTPVPAHLSQNLEVAVATQVAVSVPKRRRKIKELNKKEAVGDLLDAFKEANPGVPEVENQPPAGSNPSPEPEGSSVPLRPEEGEETWDSKEDKIQNAENIQPGEQKYEYKSDQWKPLNLEEKKRYDREFLLGFQFIFASMQKPEGLPHISDVVLDKANKTPLRPLDPSRLQGINCGPDFTPSFANLGRPALSNRGPPRGGPGGELPRGPQAGLGPRRSQQGPRKEPRKIIATVSMTEDIKLNKAEKAWKPSSKRTAADKDRGEEDADGSKTQDLFRRVRSILNKLTPQMFQQLMKQVTQLAIDTEERLKGVIDLIFEKAISEPNFSVAYANMCRCLMALKVPTTEKPTVTVNFRKLLLNRCQKEFEKDKDDDEVFEKKQKEMDEAATAEERGRLKEELEEARDIARRRSLGNIKFIGELFKLKMLTEAIMHDCVVKLLKNHDEESLECLCRLLTTIGKDLDFEKAKPRMDQYFNQMEKIIKEKKTSSRIRFMLQDVLDLRKSNWVPRRGDQGPKTIDQIHKEAEMEEHREHIKVQQLMAKGSDKRRGGPPGPPISRGLPLVDDGGWNTVPISKGSRPIDTSRLTKITKPGSIDSNNQLFAPGGRLSWGKGSSGGSGAKPSDAASEAARPATSTLNRFSALQQAVPTESTDNRRVVQRSSLSRERGEKAGDRGDRLERSERGGDRGDRLDRARTPTTKRSFSKEVEERSRERPSQPDGLRKAASLTEDRDRGREAVKREAALPPVSPPKAALSEEELEKKSRAIIEEYLHLNDMKEAVQCVQELASPSLLFIFVRHGIESTLERSAITREHMGRLLHQLLCAGHLSTAQYYQGLYEILELAEDMEIDIPHVWLYLAELITPILQEGGVPMGELFREITKPLRPLGKAASLLLEILGLLCKSMGPKKVGTLWQEAGLSWKEFLPEGQDVSAFVTAQKVEYTLGEESEAPGQRLFSFEELRRQLEKLLQEGSSNQRVLDWIEANLNEQQVTSNTLVRALMTTVCYSAIIFESSLRVDVAVLKARAKLLQKYLCDEQKELQALYALQALVVTLDQPPNLLGMFFDALYDEDVVKEDAFYSWESSKDPAEQQGKGVALKSVTTFFKWLREAEEEESDHN, encoded by the exons ATGAACAAAGCTCCACAGCCCACAGGCCCCCCACCTGCCCCATCCCCTGGACTCCCACAG CACTTCTACCCTAGCCGGGCCCAGCCCCCGAGCAGTGCAGCCTCCCGAGTGCAGAGTGCAGCCCCTGCCCGCCCTGGCCCAGCTGCCCATGTCTACCCTGCTGGATCCCAAGTAATGATGATCCCTTCCCAGATCTCCTACCCAGCCTCCCAGGGGGCCTACTACATCCCTGGACAG GGCCGTTCCACATATGTTGTCCCGACACAGCAGTATCCTGTGCAGCCGGGAGCCCCAAGCTTCTACCCAGGTGCAAGCCCTACAGAGTTTGGGACCTACG ctGGCGCTTACTACCCAGCCCAGGGTGTGCAGCAGTTTCCCACTGGTGTGGCTCCCCCACCTGTTTTGATGAACCAGCCACCCCAGATTGCTCCCAAGAGGGAGCGGAAGACG atCCGAATTCGAGACCCAAACCAAGGAGGGAAGGATATCACGGAGGAGATCATGTCTGGGGCCCGCACTGCCTCCACACCCACACCTCCCCAG ACGGGAGGCGGTCTGGAGCCTCAGGCTAATGGGGAGACACCCCAGGTTGCTGTCGTCGTCCGGCCAG ATGACCGGTCGCAGGGAGCAATCATTGGGGAGCGGCCAGGGCTGCCTGgcccagagcacagcccttcaGAATCCCAGCCTTCATCACCTTCTCCAACCCCATCACCGCCCCCAGTCTTGGAACCAGGGTCTGAGCCTAATCTCGCAGTCCTCTCTGTTCCCGGGGACACAGTGACAACAGGGATGATGCAGACGTCTGTAGAAGAATCAACCCCCACGCCCCGTGAAAGTGGGGAGCCGTGTTGCCTCTCTCCAGAACCCACTCCCCTCGCTGAACCCATATTGGAAGTAGAAGTGACGCTGAGCAAACCAGTTCCAGAATCTGAGTTCTCTTCCAGTCCTCTCCAGGTTCCCAGCCCCCTGGCATCTCACAAGGTGGAAATTCTTCCTGAGCCTAATGGCACAGTCCCATCTGAGAATTTGGAACCAGAGGTGGAGTCAAGCCCAGAGCttgcccctctccctcctccagcttGTCCCTCTGAATCCCCCATGCCTGTTGCTCCAACTGCCCAACCTGAGGAACTACTCAACGGAGCCCCTTCACCACCACCTGTGGACTTAAGCCCAGTCAGTGAACCTGAGGAACAGGCCAAGGAGGCTGTAGTGTCGGTGACTCCCCCAACTGTCCTTCCTGCTGCCCCAGCTGTGGCTCCTCCAGTGGCTTCCCCTGCTcaggaggaggacatggaggaggaggaagaagaggaagaggaaggagaagctGAGGGTGAGAAGGGAGGAGATGAACCTCTCCCCCCAGAGAGCACCCCTGTCCCAGCCCACCTATCCCAGAATTTGGAGGTGGCAGTAGCCACCCAAG TGGCAGTGTCTGTGCCAAAGAGGAGACGGAAAATTAAGGAGCTCAATAAGAAGGAGGCTGTAGGAGACCTTCTAGATGCCTTCAAGGAG GCGAACCCAGGGGTACCAGAGGTGGAAAATCAGCCTCCTGCAGGCAGCAATCCCAGCCCAGAGCCTGAGGGCAGCAGTGTGCCCCTGCGgcctgaggaaggagaggagaccTGGGACTCAAAGGAAGACAAGATTCAAAATGCAGAGAATATCCAGCCAGGGGAACAGAAGTATGAATATAAGTCAG ATCAGTGGAAGCCTCTAAACCTTGAGGAGAAAAAGCGTTATGACCGAGAGTTCCTGCTTGGCTTTCAGTTCATCTTTGCCAGTATGCAGAAGCCTGAGGGATTGCCCCACATTAGTGATGTGGTGTTGGATAAG GCCAATAAAACACCATTGCGACCGCTGGACCCCTCTAGACTTCAGGGCATAAATTGTGGCCCAGACTTCACTCCGTCTTTTGCCAACCTTGGCCGACCAGCCCTTAGCAACCGTGGGCCCCCGAGGGGTGGGCCAGGTGGGGAGCTGCCCCGAGGGCCG CAGGCTGGCCTGGGACCCCGGCGATCTCAGCAGGGCCCCCGAAAGGAACCACGCAAGATCATTGCCACAGTGTCAATGACCGAAGATATAAAGCTGAACAAAGCAGAAAAGGCCTGGAAACCCAGTAGCAAGCGGACGGCGGCTGATAAGGACCGAGGAGAAGAGGATGCTGATGGCAGCAAAACCCAG GACCTGTTCCGCAGGGTGCGCTCCATCTTGAATAAGCTGACACCCCAGATGTTCCAGCAGCTGATGAAGCAGGTGACGCAGCTAGCCATCGATACCGAGGAACGTCTCAAAGGGGTCATTGACCTCATCTTCGAGAAGGCCATTTCAGAACCCAACTTCTCCGTGGCCTATGCCAACATGTGCCGCTGCCTCATGGCG CTGAAAGTGCCCACTACAGAAAAGCCAACAGTGACTGTGAACTTCCGAAAACTGTTGTTAAATCGATGTCAGAAGGAGtttgaaaaagacaaagatgatGATGAGGTTTTTGAGAAGAAGCAAAAAGAGATGGATGAAGCTGCTACG GCAGAGGAACGGGGACGCCTGAAAGAAGAGCTGGAAGAGGCTCGAGACATAGCCCGGCGGCGCTCATTAGGGAATATCAAGTTTATCGGGGAGTTGTTCAAATTGAAGATGTTAACAGAGGCAATCATGCATGACTGTGTGGTTAAACTACTTAAGAACCACGATGAAGAGTCCCTTGAATGCCTTTGCCGTCTGCTCACCACCATTGGCAAAGACCTGGACTTTGAGAAGGCCAAG CCCCGGATGGATCAGTATTTCAACCAGATGGAAAAAATCATTAAGGAAAAGAAGACTTCATCCCGGATCCGCTTTATGCTGCAGGATGTGCTGGATCTGCGAAAG AGCAACTGGGTGCCACGCCGAGGGGACCAGGGGCCCAAGACAATTGACCAAATCCACAAGGAAGCTGAGATGGAGGAGCATCGGGAGCACATAAAAGTGCAGCAGCTAATGGCCAAGGGCAGCGACAAGCGTCGGGGTGGCCCTCCAGGCCCACCCATCA GCCGTGGCCTTCCACTTGTGGATGATGGTGGCTGGAACACAGTACCCATCAGCAAGGGCAGCCGCCCTATTGACACTTCTCGACTCACTAAGATCACGAAG CCTGGCTCCATTGATTCTAATAACCAGCTGTTTGCACCTGGAGGCCGATTGAGCTGGGGCAAGGGTAGCAGTGGAGGCTCAGGAGCCAAGCCCTCCGATGCAG catcagaaGCTGCTCGTCCAGCTACTAGTACCTTGAATCGCTTCTCAGCCCTTCAACAAGCAGTACCAACAGAAAGCACAGACAACAGACGAGTGGTGCAGAG GAGTAGCTTGAGCCGGGAACGAGGTGAGAAAGCTGGGGACCGGGGAGACCGCCTAGAGCGGAGTGAACGGGGAGGTGACCGTGGTGACCGGCTTGATCGCGCCCGGACACCCACCACCAAGCGGAGCTTCAGCAAGGAAGTGGAGGAACGGAGTAGAGAGCGGCCCTCTCAGCCTGATGGACTACGCAAGGCAGCTAGCCTCACGGAGGATCGGGACCGCGGGCGGGAAGCAG TGAAGCGAGAAGCTGCCCTCCCCCCGGTGAGTCCCCCGAAGGCTGCACTCTCTGAAGAGGAGCTGGAGAAGAAATCCAGGGCCATCATTGAGGAGTACCTCCATCTCAATGACATGAAG GAGGCAGTGCAGTGCGTGCAGGAGCTGGCCTCGCCCTCCCTGCTCTTTATCTTTGTACGGCACGGCATCGAGTCCACGCTGGAGCGCAGCGCCATCACGCGGGAGCACATGGGCCGGCTGCTGCACCAGCTGCTCTGTGCCGGGCACCTCTCCACTGCTCAGTACTACCAAGG GCTATATGAAATTCTAGAGTTGGCTGAAGACATGGAAATTGACATCCCTCATGTGTGGCTCTACCTAGCAGAATTGATAACGCCCATTCTGCAGGAAGGTGGGGTGCCAATGGGGGAGCTGTTCAG GGAAATAACAAAACCTCTGAGACCCCTGGGCAAGGCTGCTTCCCTGTTGCTGGAGATCCTGGGGCTCCTGTGCAAAAGCATG GGTCCTAAAAAGGTGGGGACGCTGTGGCAAGAGGCTGGACTCAGCTGGAAGGAATTTCTGCCTGAAGGCCAGGATGTCAGTGCCTTTGTCACTGCGCAG AAGGTGGAGTATACCCTGGGAGAGGAGTCAGAAGCCCCAGGCCAGAGGTTGTTCTCCTTTGAGGAGCTGCGCAGGCAGCTGGAGAAGCTGCTGCAGGAGGGCAGCAGTAACCAGCGGGTGTTGGACTGGATAGAG GCCAACCTGAACGAGCAGCAGGTGACATCCAACACATTAGTTCGAGCCCTTATGACAACTGTCTGCTATTCTGCAATTATCT TTGAGTCTTCTCTCCGAGTGGATGTTGCAGTGCTGAAAGCACGAGCGAAACTGCTACAGAAATACCTATGTGACGAGCAGAAGGAGCTGCAGGCGCTCTATGCCCTCCAGGCCCTTGTAGTGACCTTAGACCAGCCCCCTA